The Fusarium oxysporum f. sp. lycopersici 4287 chromosome 1, whole genome shotgun sequence DNA segment TTGTTAGACTGCAAATTCCGATACTACTTCTTCCTTTTTGCTAGCAAGAAGCGCTGATACCACCAATCCCAGAACACAAACCACCAAGACTCCAGCGGCGTTGACGACTGTTCGCATGGCAGATACAGGGGGCTTCTTGCTGACGATATCAACCAGGATCTCATCAAATCGCTTAGCCATCTGCTCTCTCCCAAACAACTCCTTCACTCTCGCAGCACCCTTGTCGCCCATCTTCTGCACCTCAGTATCGCTAAGTGTCAGCGCACTGCGCACGACATCGGCCCAAGCATCTACGTCCTTCGGCGATCGCAGCCATCCCGTCTCGCCGTCGACGATTGTTTCCACGGGACCACCTGAATCAGCGGCTAGTACTGGTGTACGGGCAAGCATGGCTTCTAGGGGAACGATTCCAAAGTGCTCGTTGGCGGGTGTGTAAAGCAGAATGCGAGCGGAGCGGAGGAGCGATGCTTTGAGGGAGTTGGGGATcgagaggaggaagagcacGGGAACGGTTGGAGGCGCAGATAGAGCAGTAATAAGGGTCTTTGTGGTGAGGTGTTCGAGACCGTGGGAAGAGGCGAGAGCTTCGAGTTCGGAGTGATATTGTACGTTTTCAGCGACGCGAGGATCGTAGCCGCCTAATGATGAGTTAGCATTACTTTCGGGTCAAAGGCTCATGTATGCCCTACCTGCAAGAATGAGTCTGCACCCCTTGCGCTCAGCTTCAGGAATGGCAGCAAAGGCCTTAATTGCAAGACCaatatccttcttcctctcaaAACGGTTGATACTCAAGATGATCTTCTCGCCCTTGAACGgaacatcaccatcactgCCAACGTCCTCTTTCTCCTTGACTTCCGTATCCACACAAGGATACACCACCTTCGTTTCCGTGCGCTTCTTCAAATTCGGCCACGTATTGTTAACCACGCCCTTTGTGAAACCAGAGTTCACAGCCACAGCGCTCGCAAAACCCATAGTCCATTCCTCAAGCCAGTCAAACGGACGTCGGTACAAGCGCTTGAGGGCAGATTCGCGGCCTTGCGCGAGGAGAAGATCGGGGAAGTGGCAGTAGAAGAGGATTGGCGAGGATGGAGCGATGTAGCGCATGAAAGGTAGGCCAGCGGAGAGTTGATCGACGATAAAGGCGCGGGGTCGTAGGGCTTGTAGTTCGCCGGTGAGAGCAATgtggatgagaagatgaacaTGTCGAAGGATGGCGCAGAGGATTGTGAGGCGCGAGAGGATGGACATTGGGATCAGCCAGTGGCCGC contains these protein-coding regions:
- a CDS encoding alpha-1,3/alpha-1,6-mannosyltransferase, which produces MASDAKDKGFIVFFHPDLGIGGAERLVVDAAVGLQERGHRVVIFTNHCDPKHCFDECRDGTLDVRVRGHWLIPMSILSRLTILCAILRHVHLLIHIALTGELQALRPRAFIVDQLSAGLPFMRYIAPSSPILFYCHFPDLLLAQGRESALKRLYRRPFDWLEEWTMGFASAVAVNSGFTKGVVNNTWPNLKKRTETKVVYPCVDTEVKEKEDVGSDGDVPFKGEKIILSINRFERKKDIGLAIKAFAAIPEAERKGCRLILAGGYDPRVAENVQYHSELEALASSHGLEHLTTKTLITALSAPPTVPVLFLLSIPNSLKASLLRSARILLYTPANEHFGIVPLEAMLARTPVLAADSGGPVETIVDGETGWLRSPKDVDAWADVVRSALTLSDTEVQKMGDKGAARVKELFGREQMAKRFDEILVDIVSKKPPVSAMRTVVNAAGVLVVCVLGLVVSALLASKKEEVVSEFAV